Proteins encoded by one window of Melanotaenia boesemani isolate fMelBoe1 chromosome 10, fMelBoe1.pri, whole genome shotgun sequence:
- the il34 gene encoding interleukin-34: MIQSPISLFLLGGLLALYLMAPVLMASTPASMCTPLKTLNDSLSHRRRYMKHNFPINYSIRVYHEEIFKLSNISRMRLKVDGLDDLVLQRLWFQVNQGVLKKIIRVMPERHPSRSYTAEVERRFRDAEGVFVQSHPAEVFQQELPETVQDIWDQLTEESDRVLESNWRFASPKSLVDNLCHTMYCLFSECFSSTEAQQDYCGVPHSKRGKKTSNPKAEMEPVE; this comes from the exons CCCTGTATCTGATGGCTCCTGTTCTGATGGCCTCAACACCAGCCAGTATGTGCACACCTCTGAAAACGCTCAACGACAGCCTCAGCCACAGGCGGCGGTACATG AAGCATAACTTCCCCATAAACTACTCCATCAGGGTTTATCATGAAGAGATCTTTAAACTGTCAAATATCAGCAGAATG AGGTTAAAGGTGGATGGATTGGATGATCTGGTTCTCCAGAGACTGTGGTTCCAAGTCAACCAAGGCGTGTTAAAAAAG ATCATCCGGGTCATGCCAGAGAGACATCCCTCGCGTTCGTACACAGCTGAGGTGGAAAGACGCTTCAGGGATGCTGAGGGAGTCTTTGTACAGTCACATCCTGCTGAG gtgttccAGCAGGAGCTTCCAGAGACAGTTCAGGACATTTGGGATCAGTTAACAGAAGAGTCTGACAGAGTCCTGGAGTCCAATTGGAGATTTGCTTCTCCAAAATCTCTTGTGGACAACTTGTGCCACACTATGTACTGCCTCTTCAGTGAGTGCTTCTCCAGCACAGAAGCTCAACAGGACT ATTGCGGAGTTCCACATTCAAAGAGAGGGAAGAAAACTTCCAACCCGAAAGCTGAGATGGAGCCAGTGGAGTGA